Below is a genomic region from Lineus longissimus chromosome 4, tnLinLong1.2, whole genome shotgun sequence.
aggattttatttttgattcaaAATCCTTGGGTCCTCCTTGGGCTCGTAACCTATCGAAGCAGAGGTGAGATGGCCATATATATGTGGGAATTAAGCCCCAACTGTTGAAAGCGCTATGATACAAGTTATATGACTATTTCAAATTACCATACTTTTCGTAGAATGCAAGGATCAAGACGCTAGTTGTCGTGACTGGGCTAAGAAAGGCTTTTGCAAAACGAAAACTGAGATCATCCCAAAATGTCTGACCGCTTGCAACCCATGTACCATAGGTAAGCCTTATGTGCTAtcgtttttttaaagaaaatataatttactTCGTAATTCAATTAAGGAAGACATTCCTTAAGAGAAATTGTTTTGAATGCATGAAAGCTATGTATTGAATTGAACCACTCGCAAGACAACTGAAGAGTGTTCAATTCTTTTCCCACAAAATAAGCTTACCGTCAATTTTCAAACATGCAGGTGGTCATCGTCATAATATAGAGATCTCATCACCTTCTGCGATTAATTCCCCAGCAGTGAAAGTTTGATTGAGATTTGATTGGATTATTTTAGACTTTTAGTAGCCTGGTGAGATGCGATCTCTAGTGAGAGGACAGCATTTTGACGTGGGCTGAGGGATGTTAAAACAACTCAATCACTTACCTTAAAAGAGATGACTCATTATATGTTCCTGAGTTGTGGCTAAACTAGATTGTGTTTTAAGCGCTCCTCTCTTCTCTATTCCCATAGAGCCGTACGCCAAATCAAAAGGGTGCATGAAGCTGTACCCCGATAAGCGCTCCAATGGCGGTAGCAATGTCAATTGTTTACCCACTGGCTGTCCTTGGACTTCGGCGAAGTGCCGCTACTTCTGCAGCAAGAGGCGTGACTGCAAGGCAGTGGATTGGGACGCGATTAGCGGGACGTGCTGGATACATAGGCAGCAACATAAAATGTTCTCGTATCAGAACATGGCCCACTACAAGAAAATCGGCATGTGCGGAGGTCTGTAACTTTTCAAATAAACGTATTCGAAATTATTCTCAAGAGAAATCGGAAAGCCCTTGTAGCAATGAAAAATTATACCTGCCAGTGAAAAGGGTGTTTTATTATTGCTGCAGAAAGATTATGATTAGAAAAGGTATATAAATGTCACAAGGGCATTGTCTTTGGTATGCAAAGAACACACAGAATTTCAGCAAATCACTGCATAGCTCAAGTTCTCTGCTAGGTCTGAATCTAAGTTAACAGATTTAGGACGTTCTTACCAACTTAACACACGTAACGAGTACGATATGAAACAAACGAGTTGAAATTTTTGTATACAAATCCCGTGAGGTACACTCATTACTTCAACTAGTTCAGATTGTTACCATAATTTAGGATGTAAGACCCCTCCAACAGTTAGGAATGCCACCCATGATGGGAAAGTAAGGACTGCTAATGGTGATAAAGTGAGATACACGTGCGCTATTGGATATACATTCGCTGACGGAAAACCCACGAAGGACATACTTTGCCGTCATGACGCTTGGGAGCGAATTGAAATTATGTGCAGTGGTGAGTTCCTCGGAATCAAAGTAGCGTTCAAAGAAAGGCAATTCGAGTTGGCAAGGCACTCCTTGTAAATATTTGGTCACTTTTGCTTTTAATCCTGTAATGGATTAGTATGCCATCAAGGGGGAGTTATTCGCCCAAGTCGCTTAGTGCTGAGAAACTGCGATAATATCCAGCTCTGATGAGGTTCGGCCCCGTTGGCCATtcataggtacatgtacttaccttTTTTTCTGCGATACAGTCGTCCGCTGTGGTCCACCAACAGCAATAaagaatgccattaacaacttCAACTCGGCTGTCGACCGGGATACGTATGGAATCATCTTCCGGTATTCTTGTAAGCCAGGGTATCAACATGTCGGCGACAAGGCTATCAAATGTCAGGCAAATGGGAAGTGGAAAGGATATTTATATTGTAGTGGTAAGAAGAGCCATTTGTATTGAATTTTGGACGATCAGTTAAAGTTATTATGCCAAACCTGCCAATTTGAGTCGCGCGGTGCCGTTTTCCTAACAAGAAGACATCTTTAACGCATGTTTTAGTGTAGCAAGCTTTCGCCGCCATATACTTCAACGAACTTACTGATCATTGTAATCTTGGCGTTGAATGACTTCTCACAGAATACTAGTTCAAAACGAATGTAATTGCAGCCCCCAACTCATGTAACGTGCCGCCGAAGATTCCAAACGTCTCCAGACAGTTCGACCCTCGAATTGACTCGAATGCCATTGGGGCGAACTTTAGCTACACGTGTGCACCCGGATACAAACATGGCGGCGCTGACAAGTCGATCACGTGCCAGGCAAACAAAACATGGAAGGGAAAAGTCAACTGTAAACGTACGTAGGGCCTACATTTGATTCGTTTTCCATAAAATTATTCATATGCGTACAGCCGGGAAAATCCTTGCCGTGCTTTCGAAATACATATGATGTCCGTCCCAATGTTTTGCCCAGCCCCTTACTTTTTAGGTCGGTCATCACCTTTACTAGCATGTCTCTCACAGTTTGTATTTCCTGCTTTGATTTAGCTATCCATTGCGGACCTCCACGAAAGGTTCGGTTTGCTGTTAAACAGTTTGACCTGGTGTACGATAAGTCGGCATTTGGCAGTACATTTCGCTACACGTGTAGAAAGCTTTCCATTCATGTCGCGGATGAGGTTATCAAATGCCAAGCGAATAAAACTTGGAGTGGACGAGTCAGGTGTCGGGGTAAGTCAGTACTTGTTTGGACAAAGTTTCAATCGCCAATGGTCTGGGGTCTCGCTCGTGAAGGGCGATCAAATTGACGGACGGAATtcggaaataaatatttaaaGAATCGCTGACTGACCGAAAATGCCACGAAAATacatcaaaatttcaaaaaagtgACAGTAATTCATCAAAATGGAATCTTCAAACAAATGGAATTGGTCTATGTTATGACTACGCAGGATGTCCTTGTGGGTAGTGGAGGAAGAGACGACTGAAGCTGACCACCctaaaaaaagtagaaaaaagaCTTATGGCTTTCGAAATTTCAGTTCATCTGTACAATTCATGTATATTTTGGCCATCTGTTTAGCGCTGGTCTGCTTTATACCGCCAAAGGTTCGCCACTCTGTCAACAATGCCGCTGAGACAACCTTTGTCGGTCAGACGGTAGCATACCGATGTGCGGTTGGGATGGAGTTCAATGACGGCAGCCGTCTGAAGAGATTAAAGTGTATGAAATATGGCATCTGGCCCAAGATCGATAAGACGTGTCGACGTGAGTATCCTTCGGAGTGGATGGTGGCATCGGCCTGGTCTAAAAAACACGATAGGGTGCTGGAAGTTGATCCATAAAATGCTGGTAGACAATCACGACGATATTGTGTTTTGGTGGGGTTTTTTATATCCTCCGTCGTAGGTTGACTAAGCTAATTTTTCCCAGACATTCCTGTTGAACTATCATCCTGATTTTGGCCTAAATTAGCGAAAAGTTGACCCTTTCTGACGAAGGTCCTTGATACGGCCATAAAAAGACACCAACCTCAACGCTGCATGTTCAAGATAGACTCGATGCATTGCTCGACATGAAAATATACGTACGGATCACATTTAATTTTGTTGACCTGGTCTTGTTTCAGACATCCGTTGCCCATCTCCACCCGAAGTCAAGCATGCCAAGATTGTCAACTCTGCCGCCTACTACAACTACCTGTCAAAGGTACACTACAGATGTGATAAAGGTCACCGTCATGTCAAAGATAGGTACATCAGGTGCTTGATCAACAAGAAGTGGCAAGGCGATATCAAATGCATTGGTGTGTATACATGCTGATTATTCTTTCAACCTAACTTTTCAATTTTGTGTTTGCAAACAGTCGCCATGCTGTTTGTTTTTAACTCAGTCGGTCTACTTCGTATGGACGTTAGTTAATGTAAATGACTCATTTAATCAAATAGCCATTTGGTAATAATTTTCAATGTCAACAAAACTCAGTTTCTCAAGCCGTAAACAAACTAGAAAACAGATGCTTGCATGAAGAGCTTCTCTTGTTTTTTGCAGCCTCGACTGGTTGCGGTAGGCCGCCTATTGTACAAAATGCTATAAAACAATTCAATCCAAGAACGAATAAGTCGACAGTCGGGAGCTCATTAACATATGCTTGTAAAAAGGGCTATGAACCAGTCGGTGATGTCACGATCACATGTGGTTCCAGTCTCTACTGGAAGGGTGATGTACAATGCAAAGGTATCTATCAACCTGGATTGCTTTTGGCTATCCCAGAAACTTTAAGTCAGTTATAACATTTATGGAAAATTAGATTAGATTAAATGGAATGAAAAATGATGTTCATGAAAACggacatgtacattgtatatgtagTTTGCGTGTACTTTATAGTACATGAAGTGCATGGGGTGCATGGGGTGCATGGGGTGCATGGGATGCATGGGGTGCATGGGGTGCATGGGGTGCATGGGATGCATGGGTGCATGGGGTGCATGGGGTGCATGGGGTGCATGGGATGCATGGGATGCATGGGATGCATGGGGTGCATGGGGTGCATGGGGTGCATAGGGTGCATGGGAAGGTGTGAGGTTCTTCCATCTTCAGATCATAATCGGGGCACAATATCTTATGAAGAAATGGCAGCTATCCTCTTGAGGCTCCACTCTTTCACTTCTTCATATTGAATCGTCGAATCGAGTGATTAATTACTACGCCTTAGGAGCTAAGTTTTTGTGTCATACCTACTCTCTTTACCGACGTACGTCTTTACCTTTCAGTTGTATCCTGTGGAATTCCGACCCATCCAGCCAATGCGGCCAATCGTTTCGACCCCACCAACGACAAAGACACATACATGAGTGTGTTCAGGTATACGTGTAAGGAAGGACACCAACTGAAGAAGGGCAGCTCCATCACGTGCGGGGTGGACGGGAAATGGAGAGGACAAGTTGCATGTTTGCGTGAGTCATAAATCATTGTGATAAGTGCTTAAGGTTAACTTTTTTGGGGTGGCAACTTTGTTATATTTGATGACTGCTCACTTCTTGGACTTCTTGGAGAGATCTCGCGTCAGAGCTTTCTGCCATTTGACTTGAGAATGTAATTGGATTGACTTATATTGTAGGCTATAGATGGACCCGGTTCACTGCGGTTTGTACAATTTCAGCTGTGGACTGCGGCCAGCCAAGATACTATGCGAATTCCAGCAAACAAGTCACGAAAACAACGTTCGGAGGGAAAGTATACTACACTTGTGCTGACGGCTCGAAGACTCTTGTTAAGACTTGCAATACAAACAAGCAATGGGAGCCAAGTGTCGGCATAAAATGTAAAGGTAAGAATCCCGACATGGCTTAAAGGCCGTGTTCCTCACATGTTGTGCCCTAAGAATAACCTACCAAAATCACAGTGAAGAACTTTGTGTATTCGCTGTGCAGTTTGAGAAATTAATGGCAAGTAATGGGCTAAAATGTGTTGAAATAACGAATTGAGTGAAGAACTATGAGATGACTTTTAATGTTGATTTTGTAACCCCTATTTCTTCTCTTCGAACACGTGTGCTTCACTTTATCTAAAACAGTCCCTCAAAGTCCAAGATACTTCTCATTTGTCATTTTCTAAACATGGCATTTGACCAAATTTCCAATTCATGCTAAAAATCACGTCTGTACttcttttatttcagaaatgtcAACTGATATTCCAGATACTGGGGACGTGGACCTCGGTGATTTATAATATCTCCATCCGATAATTGAATATTCCTTGACTACTTCGTTCAACCATCTGAGAGATTTCGGATATTTTCACAAATTAAACAACACACAAAATGGACTGTCAGTTTAACAAATTTGAATTCGAGACTTTATTGTTGTTGCTATGTACATGCCCGAAGGGCTACAAAGCCACAAATTGTATGAACAAATAAACATCCATATTCATCTATGAATATTAATTTAGGGAGAGCCAAGGGAAGTGACATGCGAATAAGAAGCACACTAACTAAATACGTGAATGACTCCGCATAAAAACCTCATTTTGACCTCATCAACGTGATCGTGCACGACACAAAAATCTGAAACCGAAAATGAATAAATCTATCAGATGTATACACAGAGAACAAATAAATTGGAAGATCATAATTTGCTTAGTTTATTTGTGTGTGTTTTTCAATAATAGGATCCCGGCATTAAGTCATTTTAGTAGGCACCTTATCGAACTGTAACAGTCTTCGTCGAAGGAGCGGTATATAGTGGTGTGCCCCTTTAAGCTGATGTCGACAGTTATTGCTGGATTTCATCAGGTTACTCTAGAATTAATGATTGAGACTTGGCTTCAAAAAACGTATTCGCAGATTTTGCTGCGCGGATGCCTCCCCTTTTCCATACATGCCCCCTTTCGTTTACTCAAATAGCAGTACAACGTACATAAGTAAATCCAATCACGAATATTTATAAACATTTTCGCAAAGACTAAAAATGTTTTGGCATCATTAAACGTAACTCTATAAAATCTTCTCGAAAGCATGGAATATATTTAAGAGATAGGATGTCTGTCAAGAAAGAGTCAAATTACAAACTCAATTACACTTTCTAGGCCATGATGCATACATGGACACGTCAAGGCATGGCAGGGAGTGGTGTCTCCACTCAGATGAAAAACCAATAGCTGCAGGATTTAATTGGTATACGTCAAgtctttacatgtacatcgcaGGAGAGGACTACAAGAAAGGAATAAATTTACTTTCGGTGAGTTCTTGCAAACTGCAGGGCCAGGGTATATCTTCAGGTAAAACTTACTTCACTTAATATATCACAAAATGTCAATCTATCAGTCAAGCTGTATGTGTCATTTACTGTGTGGGGAGAAGGAAACCGGTCGATGAGTTAAACATTAGAATCACCTGGTAACTCGGCATTAAAATCGATTTGATATTTCGTCGCCTAAACCACAATCGGTTTTCTTTGTCAAAATGTTATTGACAGCATCTCAAATCTCTTTGCTTGGTGCATTCGAACGATACATATACAGACCGTACTATCTTTATACAGTAAAGTAGAAACGCCTCGTTTTTCTTCCAGGAACGATGAGCCTTCAGTCAGTGATCACACTTGTGGGTGTTTATACAATTATTTGGATGGTTGGGTATTCTAAGGGCCTAAGTAAGTtatcaaaattgaaattgattgcggcaaatttatcatgctacagatgaaaaaaaatttcaagtccaaatatttttttcacttgttttttttctgttcaaaatgaagaaacatcatcagcctcaaaaaagttttggcttcgaaaatttttcaaaattttgaacttctgaaggatgaaaaaatttagcTAGGCATACACTTTTATTCCCAGGTTGCAAGGACACAAATGCCAATTGCATGGGTTGGGCTAATGCTGGTGAATGTACGAGGAATCCGCCGTATATGCTTCCGAATTGTCCATTATCATGTGGAAAGTGCAAAGGTGAGAACTGGTAGTAACAAGAATAGATTAAATTGAATCAATACCTGTAGGAGAAAGTACGTGCATTATCTCGAGTCACTCCTCCTCTAAGGTTGCAGAGATCTACAATCTAACTCCCCGACCTTTGCTGCGAGCGGTTATTGCAAATTGACTTCAAAGATGGCGTCGGTTGCGACTCCGAGGTGTCTTTTCTCGTGCAATCCATGTGTGTCGAGTACATCAGGTCAGCTGcaggacatgtacatgtatcacaatCGCGATCACCGGATTCATTAGTGACCTGAGCATTTTAGTTTTAGAGATCCATACAGACTAGAACCTTCAATACATCAGAGATTAAAAGCGCAAAGTAGAATCAAGTTATCCGAAAGGAAGCACTTTTACTCAACTGGAATGGGAATATGCCCCACGCTAAAGTCAACTTTCGTAATTTGCTGAACATGTTGTCACCGGCAGTTAACAgggaaaaaaatgattttaatgagTCTTTCGAGAATATTTTCACTCACATTATTACTATGTCCGATATTTTGCAACAAAATTGAGGAAAGCGTTCAGCAAAATGTAAAATGCAGAACTGAGGATTTGTCTGAATAAAAACTTTCGTCTGTACTATTCGTCAGCTCAAAAATACGCCCCGTCGAAAGGATGTATGAAGGTGTACCCCGATCAGCATGCCCATGGAGCCAACCCAGTCGACTGCTTCAGAGCCGTAGGGGTTAGCTGTCCTTGGACTTCGGCCAAATGTCGCGACTACTGCAGCCGGACAAGTAACTGCAAGGCAGTGGATTGGGATCCGCCCAGCAGCCTCTGTTGGATGCACACGCAACTACATGCAATGACACCAGGTGTTAATAACGTGGTGTATTATTTGAAAGTCGGTACCTGTGGAGGTCggtatcaacatttcaataatatttttcaaTAACGTTACAACCTTCTAATTGACAAAGTCGTTAGTGGTCACATCATGATCACAACTTTATCATCCCCCTCCGTTGTAACTTCTTGGCACCCGGGGCAGGGTTACAATGGGTCTAGTATTTTTAAATCTCAAATTTAAAGCGCCGAATCGGATATAAAACCGTAATGTGTAATCTAGTTTGAAGCTTATACAGCGGTATCTTTGCAATGTTCTCAGGATGTGGGACACCCCCAATGGTTCGGAACGCCAATCACAACGGGCAGACAAGGACAAAAAATGGTGGCAAAGTGAAGTACACGTGTATTGCTGGATATGCGTTTGCTGATGGAAGGCAATATAAAGAAATAATCTGTCGTGTAGACAGCTGGGAGCACATTGATCAAATCATGTGCAGCCGTGAGTTATTTGAACTCTCATTGATTGGATGAAAAGTTGCGTTGTGTTTTATAGACTTACAACGCCTAGTGTAGCGCTATATCTTTCCACGGCAactttcatttataggcctaatcgTAGCGGTAGGACTTAAAGCGGCCAACGTTACTGCTAACGCCGATTGAGCAACCGCACCATGAATACATCGTAGATAAGGCTCTCcgcagtaggcctatgcatcaTTGCAAACGTTAAGACATAGTCGTCCTAAATTCCGACCAGGTTGTTATTCAATCATAACTTGGTTCATCAAATCATATTGCCTGTCAGTTTGTCGTCTCAAGAACCAATCTCTTATATTCGATGCTCTACTAGAACTAAAGCTTTTTACCGAATGTTACAGTCGTCCGCTGCGGTACACCAACAGGAGTAAGAAATGCTGTGAAGAACTTCAACTCGGCCCTTGACAAGGATACACCCGGAAGTTTTTTCTGGTATTCTTGTAAGCCTGGGTATCAAGGTGTTGGGGAAAGGGCTGTTACATGTCAGTTGGACGGCAAATGGAAAGGATTTTTCTACTGTAAAGGTGAGAAACTGTTCCTTTTCTATGTGATTTCGGGACTGGCGTTAATTTAAAGCTTGTGGTGGTGAGCGTGACTTGAGTAATTCTTATAACTGAAAACGCATCTAATCTGCTCCATCTCTGACTGCTATTCTGTCCGCTGCTCCAATTGACTGTAAGTATTGCTCATCCGTCACTCCCGAAATAGAATGTTGTGCTTTCAAATGGTGTAATACTGTGTTCGTATACGGACAGCTCCAAACTCCTGCGATTCATTCCCACCGAAGATTCCAAACGTCTCCGGACAGTTCGACCCTCGCATCGACTCGAATGTAGTTGGGGCGACCTTCAGCTACACGTGTGCACCCGGCTACAAACATGGCGGCGCTGACAAGTCGGTCACGTGCCAGGCAAACAAAACATGGAAGGGAAACGTCAACTGTAAACGTATGTACATTTGCCTATTATATTACTTTTTTCCTCACTAGCAGAAATTTCTGTTTGAACGATCACGCAAAGGTGACGTTAATGCattgtttttttacatttttgaacgctgatgggttGTTGTATGACGACAGGGCAATGAATGAATCACCAGGCTGAATTAGTGACCAGACAATGCAATGACCAGACAAATTGGCGAAAAACCAAGTGACTTGGCCCCAGTTATCCTGTCGCCTGTTCTGAAGTTGACTGGAGATTACTTGTGACGGCCCAGTATCATTGTtgctcaagtacatgtatacagtacaTGCTCTGGTATACTCATACCACGATCAATCCCATCTACCTACGGCCCGTTGTTTCGGGCAACTGGCATGCCCAGTTTGCTGTAATACTTGGGCTTGCCTgttctagctatccattgcaaaaACCCACCGACAGTCGAATACGCAGTGAAACAGCTAAACCCAGCCAACGACAACACTACATTTGGTAGTTCGTTTCGCTACACATGTCGGAAGCAGACAATGCATGTCGGAGATGAGGTCATAACATGCCAGGCGAATAACACCTGGACCGGGAGAGTCAAATGCCAAGGTAGGAGGAAAGATTTTTCCCGTGAAATACGGCCATCTTTGCAGAGGTGAGTAACCCAGCACCGAAAAAAGACGTCCATGTGGAAGTCTGACGCAAATGATTCCTGAAAAAGTGTCCATACCTGAGCAACCGATTCCGTACTTTTCATGCCAAGCCCTTATCGACTCAGATTCCCTAGCTTATATCATTTGGTTGTAGCGACTATTTTACTACTGGTTGTTTCCACGGTCTAAAGAGTCTGCTCTAGAGAAGCTGTTGAAAGAGCAAAAGGGCCTTCAAGAAGCAAGGGTCTTCGGTGTTTATCATTTTGTACCATTGAATATAGTGGGTTTAGCGTTTGTTTTTGTAGCCTTGGTTTGCTTTGAACCACCCAGTGTTGGCTACTCTGTCAACGATGCCGCCGAAACGTCCAGCATTGGTCAGACAATAACATACGGATGCTTGATGGGTATGGAGTTCCGAGATGGTAATCGTCTCAAGACTATACGGTGTCAGAAATATGGCATCTGGCCGAAAATTGATAAAGCTTGTACACGTAAGTTACATTTGGGCTTCATTTTTCCGGCTTCCTGCTTTCGTTAAGCACATTCCGCTCCGACTGTGGGGCACAGGTCCATGTAGATTAGTCTGTCTTTGGGCACTTTCTGCATGTACGTCTGTCCATTCGTGTCCATGCAGTCGCAGGGCCCTTTGCGTGGGCCGCTCTGGGTTCTCTCCACAGGTCTTTGTGGCCGGCTGGTCTTCCCCTGCTTTCCACTGTCATATTCAGAACTAGTACATCAGACTACATCTCAAAAGATATGATCAAACATGCACATTGTATGTTTTTTCTGAATATTCTCAACTTTGTCTTGCCACTGTGTTTCAGACATCCGTTGCTCATCTCCACCCGAGGTGAGACATGCCAAGATTGTCAACCATGCCGCCTACTACAACTACCTGTCAAAGTTACACTACAGATGTGATAAAGGTCACCGTCATGTCAAAGATAGGTACATCAGGTGCTTGATCAACAAGAAGTGGCAAGGCAATATCAAATGCATTGGTGTGTATTCGTCTTCCATGAATCATGTTCATCTTAAGGTTCGAAGTCGGATCGACTCATCGTGTTTCGAAATAACTGACTGTGCATTCGGCTTTCTCCTATCCGCCAAGCGACCCTTCTCGAACACAAGAAGCCATTGCACTTATAGAATGTGCGAATGATTGGAAGAGTTCGAGTTGTCTTGAACGAAAGGTGTATGGTCAATTTTCTGGTATACTGCTTATGCTGTTTCGGTGTCTGTTATTGCAGCCTCGACTGGTTGTGGAAACCCCCGCATCGTGGCAAATGCTCTAAGACAATTCAATCCGAAAACTGATAAGTCAACATTTGGGAGCTCGTTCACCTACACATGTAAGAAGGGATATAAGCAAGTCAGTGACGTCGAGATATTTTGTGCTTCCAACCTCTACTGGAAGGGCAATGTGGAGTGTAAGGGTAAGAGTAGTCTATGTTTTTGACTTTTGTCACTAATCTGAACTACTTGtaatttcaaatacatgtatattctctCTATACTGAAAGATCATGGTGTCTAAAAAAAAGCTATCTATACTATTCAGCAGAAACACTACAATATGGTGGGGTATACCAAAACCCCTTGATATACCAGAAAAACTTTGGCCGCCCGAACAGGCCACCCTTCCCACATAGCACCATTTGGTGTAGCACTCTATTTGCTATCTATAGCATCCCGTTTTTAGAGGTGTACTACAAGCTATTTTATTTCATTAGCGGTCTCTTGTGGGATTCCGACCCACCCAGCCTATGCGGCCAATCGTTTCGACCCCACCAAGGATAAAGATATGTATAACAGTGTGTTCAGGTACACGTGTAAGGAAGGACACGAGCTGGAGAAGGGCAGCTTTATCACGTGCGAGGCGGAGGGACGCTGGAAGGGGAAGGTGAAATGCTTACGTGAGTCGATCGATTGAACACCATATAGATTATAGTGTTTTGATTGGGAAAAGTGTTGGTGACAAAACTGTCGCTGGCAGTATTTACCGTAAACCGGATGATATTCGCGACTCATTATTCCCAAGAAGTTTAATTCTTTTAACCTCATTAGTTTCGGCAGCAAAACGTAAATTAGCAAATTCGCTAACATTACATTTGGTTTTAGCAAAAATCACTCGATTCTTTTATTTCTACAACGATCGCGATATGCATGGCTCTACGAGTACGATTTGAGCATAAACCCCATCAACCATTCGTGCATTTAGAAATTTTAGCAGGGAggacattttatgctaaaaatgTATCTTCCTCAGTTCCTTCTTATACATATCACCTTCCTTTTGTACATTATTTTGTAGCTGTGGATTGCGGTCAGCCCAGGGATTATGCAAATGCCCGTAAACAAGTAAAAAGAACGACCTATAAAGGGAAGGTATACTACACGTGCGCTGATGGCTCAAAGACTCTCGTTAAGACTTGCAATAAAAGCAAGCAATGGGAACCAAGTGTCGGCCTAAAATGTAAAGGTTCGTTTCCCATACTTGAAATATATACAACCTCCACAATTTGGTTCTAGTTTCCGCCCGTATGAGCGAAGGAAGGCTCTTAGTAAATCACCTCTGATCCATTCGCCCTAATCCTCCATTCGTGAGGAATATCATCATTGACTGACTCcattcttttttatttcagaattgTCCACTGATCTTCCAGATACTGTTGACATGGCTGATATCGACCTCGGTGATTTGTAGTACCGACATTGTCCGCATGTGCGTCAGGCATTTCCTCCTGGCCGGCCCCGAAGTGGCCGCTATATGACAACTCGTAACTTTCGAAAGCGATGGCCAATTTTAGTGCTGATATGTTTTCATTCTCCCTGAAATAATATTAGAAGTTATTGGCCACTTTTCAACAACAAACAAACGAGCCTCATACATAAATTTATATTTAAATAAATTGTAACCATAACTATTGACCAGTTTTGCGAGTAATAAAAACGTACTGTTTATGAATAATCTAATCTTCTGCCACAGTGTGCATTACGTGTATTTTCCCTTGTCGATGTTGGCCCATCGACCACCATGAAAGCTGTTTTCTGGGAtcaatgttatcaagatttgccctgataacccttccACAAC
It encodes:
- the LOC135486841 gene encoding sushi, von Willebrand factor type A, EGF and pentraxin domain-containing protein 1-like, with translation MASVATPRCLFSCNPCVSSTSAQKYAPSKGCMKVYPDQHAHGANPVDCFRAVGVSCPWTSAKCRDYCSRTSNCKAVDWDPPSSLCWMHTQLHAMTPGVNNVVYYLKVGTCGGCGTPPMVRNANHNGQTRTKNGGKVKYTCIAGYAFADGRQYKEIICRVDSWEHIDQIMCSLVRCGTPTGVRNAVKNFNSALDKDTPGSFFWYSCKPGYQGVGERAVTCQLDGKWKGFFYCKAPNSCDSFPPKIPNVSGQFDPRIDSNVVGATFSYTCAPGYKHGGADKSVTCQANKTWKGNVNCKPIHCKNPPTVEYAVKQLNPANDNTTFGSSFRYTCRKQTMHVGDEVITCQANNTWTGRVKCQALVCFEPPSVGYSVNDAAETSSIGQTITYGCLMGMEFRDGNRLKTIRCQKYGIWPKIDKACTHIRCSSPPEVRHAKIVNHAAYYNYLSKLHYRCDKGHRHVKDRYIRCLINKKWQGNIKCIASTGCGNPRIVANALRQFNPKTDKSTFGSSFTYTCKKGYKQVSDVEIFCASNLYWKGNVECKAVSCGIPTHPAYAANRFDPTKDKDMYNSVFRYTCKEGHELEKGSFITCEAEGRWKGKVKCLPVDCGQPRDYANARKQVKRTTYKGKVYYTCADGSKTLVKTCNKSKQWEPSVGLKCKELSTDLPDTVDMADIDLGDL